One window from the genome of Yarrowia lipolytica chromosome 1B, complete sequence encodes:
- a CDS encoding uncharacterized protein (Compare to YALI0B19448g, no similarity): MSYTISAAALYSATIYLLFLRDRSRQSLERSEILAAREATNYSISNTTIFSGVTAKSYGFNAHYRGVPATYWSWLLLVQGLFVLGMFYMDWPTVGYGALLVWSFYAYATEQCDKQGRMSGLKIQSMFGPVKTFAGRDKFHWYAVVNTGTSLDLLPESSDDELSEEEEEDVEMDGDVNMEETYRTLRQNMHSFEEIMGEGEEVVFEVDEPVEEDYGMDEFDIEGEDDEPKFEGFSPVLSPHDPSDSGEQEETRMLDEWDRESYAPSVGGRAMEEENSDEEDYMSPDTPGSIQLVLKRVNLPLPPVHHFQGYIGVYRHTRLKRSTVVHTCLDPMDYEAMETVVL, translated from the coding sequence ATGAGCTACACgatctcagcagcagctctaTATTCTGCAACGATATACCTGTTGTTTCTGCGCGACAGAAGTCGACAAAGTCTCGAGCGAAGTGAAATTCTGGCTGCAAGGGAGGCTACAAACTACAGCATCAGCAATACGACTATTTTCTCCGGAGTGACAGCTAAAAGCTACGGTTTCAATGCGCATTACAGAGGGGTTCCCGCAACGTACTGGTCgtggctgctgttggtccagggtctgtttgtgctgGGCATGTTCTACATGGACTGGCCAACAGTTGGATATGGAGCACTTCTCGTCTGGAGCTTTTATGCTTATGCCACGGAGCAGTGTGACAAGCAGGGGCGCATGAGTGGCCTCAAGATCCAGAGCATGTTTGGTCCGGTCAAAACGTTTGCTGGCCGGGACAAGTTCCACTGGTACGCTGTTGTCAACACGGGTACCTCTCTTGATCTGTTGCCAGAGTCATCTGATGATGAGCTttctgaggaggaggaggaggacgtCGAGATGGACGGCGACGTCAACATGGAAGAAACTTACCGGACTCTGAGACAAAATATGCATAGTTTCGAGGAGATTATGGGGGAGGGAGAAGaggttgtgtttgaggtGGACGAGCCGGTCGAGGAGGACTATGGAATGGACGAGTTTGATATTGAGGGTGAAGACGATGAGCCCAAGTTTGAGGGGTTTTCACCTGTTCTGTCTCCCCATGACCCTTCTGATTCGGGTGAGCAAGAAGAGACTCGCATGCTCGACGAATGGGACAGAGAGAGTTATGCTCCTTCGGTCGGAGGACGAGCCatggaggaagagaacTCCGACGAAGAGGACTACATGAGCCCTGATACACCCGGCTCGATTCAGCTTGTTTTGAAGCGCGTGAATCTTCCGCTTCCTCCCGTCCACCACTTTCAGGGATACATTGGAGTGTATAGACATACCAGGCTCAAGAGATCGACCGTGGTGCACACGTGCCTTGATCCCATGGACTATGAAGCCATGGAAACGGTTGTTCTCTAG